The Paraburkholderia sp. FT54 genome includes a region encoding these proteins:
- a CDS encoding D-2-hydroxyacid dehydrogenase — MKDIAQRVEPITSVAVLHATPDDFRQTLEGSHPDVKFHWISDLEKVDAVMSSAKPDAVFAIRKTGFGGLPHRRAAFFPGVRWAHVGGSGYEHLLPIERSDVCLTNGRGVLAPFVAETAISGMLALNGRFLKYFDQQSRRLWKPLAFRPLADQTLLVVGLGAIGREVAVRAKSLGMRVVAITSRVHETHAGIDEQYPLTQLAELLPRADVVSLHVRHTDETTHLIDSKALALMKSEAILINTARGAIVHERALVSALEEGRLGGAYLDVFEQEPLPSDSPLWSCRNLVLSPHSADNILGWPGRMAALFSDNLARWNSNRPLLNVLVPAIDERS; from the coding sequence ATGAAAGATATTGCGCAACGAGTGGAGCCCATCACGAGTGTGGCGGTGCTTCATGCAACGCCGGACGACTTTCGCCAAACGCTGGAGGGCTCGCATCCAGACGTGAAATTCCATTGGATCTCCGATCTTGAGAAGGTCGATGCGGTCATGTCCTCAGCGAAGCCGGATGCGGTGTTTGCGATCCGCAAGACAGGGTTCGGTGGCCTGCCGCATCGCCGGGCGGCGTTCTTTCCGGGGGTACGCTGGGCGCATGTCGGAGGCTCAGGATATGAACACCTCCTGCCAATCGAACGAAGCGACGTCTGCTTGACGAATGGGCGCGGCGTACTGGCTCCATTCGTTGCGGAGACTGCAATTTCCGGCATGCTGGCGTTAAACGGACGGTTCCTGAAGTACTTCGATCAACAAAGCCGCAGACTCTGGAAGCCGCTTGCTTTTCGTCCTCTGGCGGATCAAACCTTGCTCGTTGTCGGCTTGGGCGCTATCGGGCGAGAGGTTGCAGTGCGAGCGAAGAGTCTGGGCATGCGAGTTGTCGCGATCACTAGCCGCGTGCACGAAACGCACGCCGGAATCGACGAACAGTATCCGTTGACCCAGTTAGCGGAGTTGTTGCCGCGCGCTGACGTGGTTAGCCTGCACGTGCGGCATACGGATGAAACAACCCATCTGATTGACTCGAAGGCGCTGGCGCTGATGAAGTCCGAGGCCATATTGATCAACACCGCGCGCGGCGCGATTGTGCACGAGCGCGCACTGGTGTCCGCACTCGAAGAGGGGCGGCTCGGCGGCGCTTACCTGGATGTCTTCGAACAGGAACCTTTGCCGTCTGACAGTCCACTTTGGAGCTGCCGTAACCTGGTCCTGTCGCCTCACAGCGCCGACAATATCCTGGGATGGCCCGGTCGCATGGCGGCTCTCTTCTCGGACAATCTGGCTCGGTGGAACTCCAATCGCCCCTTGCTCAACGTATTGGTGCCTGCAATAGATGAGCGGAGCTGA
- a CDS encoding CsgG/HfaB family protein, producing MNLKLTTLAAASLLFLSACSEMQLGNGARSPDSTSVAGSNSQSTDDGLKRCKAPLGTASIVEDTAAPWFSLLTGQYQLGSTVPVLKLLVQQSNCFVIVDRGRALNAAMTERQLNETGELRKTSRMHKGQMVAADYTISPTITFNSSSTTGGASNLLTFVPIVGGALASVAGSMNTKEASTVLTLVDTRSSVQLAAATGSARNIDFGMLAGFVTTKNGGTISGYSNTPQGKVIVAAFTDSLNNLVDSVKEYQAQNVKGGLGNGGNLQVN from the coding sequence ATGAATCTCAAACTGACAACTCTTGCGGCAGCTTCGCTGCTCTTTCTCTCGGCGTGCTCGGAAATGCAGTTGGGCAACGGAGCCAGGTCGCCTGATAGCACGAGCGTGGCCGGATCGAACTCGCAAAGCACCGACGATGGGTTGAAGCGTTGCAAGGCGCCGCTCGGCACCGCGTCGATCGTTGAGGACACTGCAGCGCCGTGGTTTTCGCTTCTGACCGGGCAGTATCAGCTCGGCAGCACGGTGCCCGTTCTCAAGCTACTGGTCCAGCAGTCGAACTGCTTTGTCATCGTCGACCGCGGACGCGCCCTGAATGCCGCCATGACCGAACGGCAGCTGAACGAAACGGGCGAGCTGCGCAAGACTTCCAGGATGCACAAGGGGCAGATGGTTGCGGCTGATTACACCATCAGTCCCACCATTACGTTCAACTCGAGCAGCACGACGGGCGGCGCGTCCAACCTCCTGACCTTCGTGCCGATTGTGGGCGGCGCGCTCGCTAGCGTCGCCGGTTCGATGAACACTAAGGAGGCATCCACGGTGCTGACACTGGTCGACACCCGATCGAGCGTACAGCTTGCGGCTGCCACCGGGTCGGCCAGGAACATCGACTTCGGGATGCTCGCGGGCTTCGTCACGACGAAGAACGGCGGCACGATCAGCGGGTACTCGAATACGCCGCAAGGCAAAGTGATCGTTGCTGCTTTCACCGACTCGTTGAATAACCTCGTCGACTCCGTCAAGGAATACCAGGCGCAGAACGTCAAGGGGGGCTTGGGTAACGGCGGAAACCTGCAGGTTAACTAA
- a CDS encoding porin, producing MKIKFLTTLACSTLATAAQAQSSVTLYGTLDTAVGYVSNLPKANGGTGAAFQMINGTLSANSWGLKGTEDLGGGLSAVFRLENGFLLSNGALNNNGREFGRVATVGLASVPFGTVTVGRQFDPIVDFVEPLTEDAVFGSAFATPGDLDNYDESLGVNNAVKYVSPNYSGLQWEGMYALGGVAGSASSGQTYALAVAYGKGPLNLAAGYFHANFGNDFVLTSSGVSLAPGASAPTTDNPYFSSINRGLFSAKSMSMIRAAATYQLGLFHLGSAYSNVEYGEGPLSANTHFNNATLYVNYKPVPTTTLGIGYDFTKGDGGAQTDATYNQVGLGADYSFSRSTDVYTLVAYQKASGRTANGTGGSMAATASIGSYGLDAGKDSQTMVLLGMRHQF from the coding sequence ATGAAGATAAAATTCCTGACTACGCTGGCATGTAGCACACTGGCTACCGCGGCACAAGCGCAAAGCAGCGTGACGCTGTACGGCACGCTGGATACCGCCGTGGGTTATGTGAGTAATCTGCCGAAGGCGAACGGTGGGACAGGGGCCGCGTTCCAGATGATAAACGGGACGCTGAGCGCCAACTCCTGGGGCTTGAAGGGTACCGAAGATCTGGGCGGCGGACTCTCCGCGGTTTTCAGGCTCGAAAACGGGTTCTTGCTTAGCAACGGGGCGCTGAACAACAACGGGCGGGAATTCGGCCGCGTCGCGACGGTTGGTTTGGCGAGCGTTCCGTTTGGCACCGTCACGGTCGGCCGGCAGTTCGATCCGATTGTCGACTTCGTTGAACCGCTGACCGAAGACGCAGTTTTCGGCTCGGCGTTCGCGACGCCAGGCGATCTCGACAATTACGACGAAAGTCTCGGTGTCAATAACGCGGTGAAGTATGTGAGCCCGAATTACTCAGGCTTGCAGTGGGAAGGGATGTATGCGCTCGGCGGGGTCGCGGGCAGCGCGTCCAGCGGTCAGACTTATGCGCTTGCCGTGGCGTATGGAAAGGGTCCGCTGAATCTTGCCGCCGGGTACTTTCACGCGAACTTCGGCAACGATTTCGTGTTGACCAGCAGCGGTGTGTCGCTCGCACCGGGCGCTAGCGCGCCCACCACCGACAATCCCTATTTTTCGAGTATCAACCGCGGATTGTTCTCGGCGAAATCCATGAGCATGATTCGCGCGGCCGCGACATATCAACTCGGCTTGTTTCACCTCGGTTCGGCATACAGTAATGTCGAATACGGCGAAGGGCCGCTGTCGGCCAACACCCACTTTAACAACGCCACGCTCTACGTCAACTACAAACCGGTTCCCACAACGACGCTGGGCATCGGTTACGACTTCACCAAGGGCGACGGTGGTGCGCAAACCGACGCGACCTACAATCAGGTCGGCCTGGGTGCCGACTACAGCTTCTCCAGGAGTACGGACGTGTATACGCTCGTTGCCTATCAGAAGGCGTCGGGTCGAACGGCCAATGGCACGGGGGGCAGTATGGCGGCTACTGCGTCGATCGGTTCCTATGGCCTCGACGCAGGCAAAGACTCGCAGACCATGGTGTTGCTTGGCATGCGGCATCAGTTCTAA
- a CDS encoding DSD1 family PLP-dependent enzyme gives MVRNIARLRGRLAGHGVNLRPHLKTGKSLDVARRVMDGPGGPITVSTLREAEQFAEGGVRDILYAVGIAPAKLERVTALRRRGVDLSVVVDSLDAAHAVAQQSRISRDPIPTLIEIDSDGHRAGVSRAAAGQLIAIGRALHEGGASLRGVMTHAGESYSCDTVDAIVAMAERERAEAVGCAAVLRDAGLPAPVVSVGSTPTAHFARDLSGVTEVRAGVFVFFDLVMAGLNVCAVDDIALSVLATVIGHQSDKGWILVDAGWMAMSRDRGTASQKIDQGYGIVCDVDGVPYPDLIMAGANQEQGILALRDGSAAQLPQLPIGSQVRILPNHACPTAAQHDYYTVVRTGSREILDKWSRFRGW, from the coding sequence ATGGTGCGCAACATTGCCCGCTTGCGTGGGCGGCTCGCGGGGCACGGCGTCAATCTGCGTCCGCACCTGAAGACGGGGAAGTCGCTCGACGTGGCGCGTCGTGTCATGGATGGTCCGGGCGGCCCTATAACGGTATCGACGTTGCGCGAGGCCGAGCAATTCGCGGAGGGCGGCGTAAGGGACATTCTCTATGCGGTCGGTATTGCACCGGCCAAGCTCGAGCGCGTGACGGCATTGCGTCGACGTGGGGTCGATCTGTCGGTGGTCGTCGACAGCCTGGATGCCGCCCATGCGGTCGCGCAGCAGTCGCGTATCAGTCGCGATCCGATTCCCACGTTGATCGAGATCGACTCCGACGGCCATCGTGCCGGTGTCAGCCGCGCGGCAGCCGGGCAGCTGATTGCCATCGGCCGTGCGCTGCATGAGGGTGGCGCATCGTTGCGCGGCGTCATGACCCACGCGGGTGAATCGTACTCGTGCGATACCGTCGATGCGATCGTCGCAATGGCCGAGCGCGAACGTGCGGAAGCCGTTGGATGTGCGGCCGTTTTGCGGGACGCGGGTCTTCCCGCACCGGTGGTGAGCGTGGGGTCGACGCCGACGGCTCATTTCGCGCGCGATCTGAGCGGTGTCACCGAAGTGCGCGCCGGGGTGTTCGTGTTCTTCGATCTCGTGATGGCGGGGCTTAACGTGTGCGCTGTTGACGACATCGCGCTGAGCGTGCTCGCGACCGTGATCGGGCATCAGTCCGACAAGGGCTGGATTCTGGTCGATGCGGGCTGGATGGCCATGTCGCGCGATCGTGGCACGGCCTCGCAAAAGATCGACCAGGGCTACGGCATTGTCTGCGACGTCGATGGCGTGCCGTACCCGGACTTGATCATGGCCGGCGCCAATCAGGAGCAGGGCATTCTCGCGCTGCGTGACGGGAGCGCCGCGCAGTTGCCGCAGCTGCCGATTGGCTCGCAGGTGCGCATTCTCCCCAATCACGCATGCCCGACCGCCGCCCAGCACGATTACTACACGGTCGTCAGGACTGGCTCGCGTGAGATTCTCGACAAATGGTCGAGATTCCGGGGATGGTGA
- a CDS encoding CHAT domain-containing protein, producing MHPRASDEHPRIRRALLFRRQFASTLVADGSQLRALQDLIFDRSLGSSELRRSLEVAGATSTVTSLWPVPSEQTAGLVKVFYAGLAAGMPKSRALQAAKVALHSEGYPAYARAGFLLAGSDSPLKT from the coding sequence ATGCACCCTCGCGCCTCTGATGAACACCCGCGCATTCGACGTGCGCTCCTATTCCGACGCCAGTTCGCATCGACCCTGGTCGCCGACGGCAGTCAGCTTCGCGCGCTGCAAGATTTGATATTCGATCGCAGCCTGGGTTCGTCGGAGCTGCGGCGGTCGCTGGAAGTAGCTGGAGCAACAAGCACCGTGACATCGCTGTGGCCAGTGCCGAGCGAGCAGACTGCAGGACTGGTGAAAGTCTTCTACGCTGGCCTTGCCGCAGGCATGCCGAAAAGCCGGGCCTTGCAAGCCGCAAAAGTCGCGCTGCACAGCGAAGGTTATCCGGCTTATGCACGGGCTGGTTTTCTCCTCGCCGGCTCCGATTCGCCTCTGAAAACCTAG
- a CDS encoding CHAT domain-containing tetratricopeptide repeat protein, producing the protein MIQELRGKFTTRKGHRVSRLRRSIVFTGLGLALPWQARADADAFGQMDDLRAKLGQLLMPATESLRQNRAEEALPLLTQASALVEAKPDTQWPWRLRVNLLLGCALLGVGRNEEARRVLEQARAAEVRTRTERIEPYYGMLIRQDDEIGKMLFDIEFSKPMFTTLAYAIQGTQRAYTIDDVLFREPVSLADIPTTLARALVACRQPELLAELYRQCIENASNSALKAPSPGMATSPPMARIQMLLAQAGQSRAVDNEAFRRAMAVMAARMPPAAPEFDWSSLTNERRTFKFALLLARAGQRELADDAFRRALTQSLQRQREMAAAKPGYQVQLAGFAVSRAMTSARLGFRLSGPDGKRLPPDISAELIGLVVQNKGLGIRYVERMNLLLETSSNERTRTTRDQLHAIDAQLAALQPSKKALTQFMTLTMQYGVGLQMVAPDLRARGLDDVIVSGSALLPQVQAVLRDSVAIGYAQYETGAADGDGRRITTRYLRYCVSRDTVDLRDIGACREIDAAAFALRRAVLANSDWSAQSQLLAQSLLRDLPPSAANAKNWVIDPDGALSLVPFEVLPDINGQPLLLRRAIRYVTSLGQLTEDRPVTTSAGPACIVANPDYPSPDQASAGKRQPATRNFWLGDMEIPPLPDTANEARAVQSGLTNIGFRTRLFEHEAATPQALLNLDYSPPVVHVASHAVILESPFPADSGDAQNDRLAEAFTFPTAPDNAEMDRLDGAITDLIYPGHRAGLVLSGATSASIMFAKDISRLPLQQTQLAVLSSCDTGNGDIDVGEGVASLRRALEQAGAASSVTSLWPVPSEATVDLMAEFYRALSQGLPKSRALQQAKCAVRQAGHPASAWAAFLLAGSDSPLRKI; encoded by the coding sequence ATGATTCAGGAACTACGCGGCAAATTCACGACACGTAAAGGCCATCGCGTTTCGCGGCTACGGCGCTCCATTGTATTCACCGGCCTGGGCCTGGCATTACCGTGGCAAGCGCGAGCCGATGCTGACGCGTTCGGACAAATGGACGACCTGCGTGCGAAGCTCGGCCAGCTTCTCATGCCAGCAACGGAGTCGCTCAGGCAAAACCGAGCGGAAGAAGCGCTTCCTTTGCTTACTCAAGCATCCGCGTTGGTCGAGGCTAAACCGGATACCCAATGGCCATGGCGGCTGCGAGTCAATCTGCTCCTTGGATGTGCGCTGCTTGGCGTAGGGCGAAACGAGGAAGCGCGACGCGTGCTCGAACAGGCGAGAGCTGCGGAAGTGCGAACCCGTACTGAACGGATCGAGCCGTACTACGGCATGCTCATCAGGCAGGACGATGAAATCGGCAAGATGCTATTCGACATCGAGTTCTCAAAGCCGATGTTCACGACGCTTGCCTATGCCATTCAGGGCACACAGCGCGCCTACACGATAGACGATGTGCTATTCCGGGAACCGGTGAGCCTGGCGGACATTCCGACCACATTGGCACGCGCGTTGGTGGCCTGTCGGCAACCTGAATTGCTCGCCGAACTCTATAGACAGTGTATCGAGAACGCTTCGAATTCGGCCCTCAAGGCGCCCTCACCCGGTATGGCAACGTCGCCGCCCATGGCCAGAATCCAGATGCTGCTCGCCCAGGCTGGGCAAAGCCGGGCCGTCGACAACGAAGCGTTCCGCAGGGCAATGGCGGTAATGGCTGCGCGTATGCCGCCTGCCGCACCCGAATTCGACTGGTCGAGCCTTACCAATGAGCGCCGCACATTTAAATTCGCCTTGCTTCTCGCCCGGGCCGGCCAGCGCGAATTAGCTGATGACGCGTTTCGCCGGGCGCTCACCCAAAGCCTCCAGCGGCAGCGAGAGATGGCGGCGGCGAAACCTGGCTATCAGGTGCAGCTAGCCGGATTTGCCGTGAGCCGTGCAATGACGTCAGCGAGGCTTGGATTTCGTCTCTCCGGACCTGACGGCAAGCGCTTGCCTCCGGACATAAGTGCGGAACTGATCGGGCTCGTTGTCCAGAACAAAGGGCTGGGGATTCGCTACGTGGAGCGGATGAATTTGCTGTTGGAGACATCGTCGAACGAGCGCACGCGGACGACACGCGACCAGCTGCACGCCATCGACGCACAACTGGCAGCACTGCAGCCCTCCAAGAAGGCGCTCACCCAGTTTATGACGCTGACCATGCAATACGGGGTTGGTCTGCAAATGGTCGCGCCGGACCTCCGTGCTCGTGGATTGGATGACGTCATCGTGTCGGGCAGTGCCTTACTGCCTCAGGTGCAGGCCGTGCTGCGCGACAGCGTCGCGATTGGCTATGCGCAATACGAGACCGGGGCGGCGGACGGAGACGGGCGACGGATCACAACGCGCTATCTGCGCTACTGCGTTTCCCGGGACACGGTCGACCTCCGCGACATTGGCGCGTGCCGGGAAATCGATGCGGCTGCATTCGCGTTACGGCGGGCGGTGCTGGCCAATAGCGACTGGAGCGCTCAAAGCCAGTTGCTCGCCCAATCGCTGTTGCGCGACTTGCCGCCCAGTGCGGCGAACGCGAAGAACTGGGTGATCGACCCGGACGGCGCGCTCTCGCTGGTGCCGTTCGAGGTACTGCCGGACATCAATGGTCAGCCCTTACTTCTGCGCCGCGCGATCCGGTATGTCACCTCGCTCGGGCAACTAACCGAAGATCGTCCTGTTACCACAAGCGCCGGTCCCGCGTGCATCGTTGCCAACCCTGACTATCCGTCCCCGGATCAGGCATCGGCTGGAAAAAGGCAGCCGGCGACCCGCAATTTCTGGCTGGGCGATATGGAAATACCGCCATTGCCGGACACCGCCAACGAGGCCCGCGCAGTCCAGAGCGGCCTCACGAACATTGGTTTCAGGACCAGGTTGTTCGAGCACGAGGCGGCAACCCCTCAGGCGTTGCTCAACCTCGACTATTCGCCGCCGGTCGTCCATGTCGCCAGTCACGCCGTCATTCTTGAAAGTCCATTTCCGGCGGATTCTGGTGATGCACAAAATGACCGGTTGGCCGAGGCCTTTACGTTTCCGACGGCACCAGACAACGCGGAAATGGACCGCCTGGACGGCGCGATAACCGATTTGATTTATCCGGGGCATCGAGCAGGATTGGTGCTCTCCGGCGCTACGTCTGCTTCAATCATGTTCGCCAAAGACATCTCCCGGTTGCCGCTGCAACAGACTCAACTGGCGGTGCTCTCCAGTTGCGATACGGGCAATGGCGATATCGACGTCGGCGAGGGAGTGGCGAGCCTGCGACGCGCGCTCGAGCAGGCTGGTGCTGCAAGCTCGGTCACGTCATTGTGGCCCGTGCCAAGCGAAGCAACCGTGGACCTGATGGCGGAGTTTTATCGTGCGCTTTCTCAAGGGTTGCCGAAAAGCCGTGCCCTCCAGCAGGCGAAATGCGCAGTGCGGCAAGCAGGGCATCCCGCATCGGCATGGGCTGCCTTCCTGCTCGCGGGCAGCGATAGTCCGTTGCGGAAGATTTAA
- a CDS encoding LytTR family DNA-binding domain-containing protein has translation MPTAIIADDEPHMREMLREQLIALWPDLHILAEVGDGPAALVEIESRRPDVAFLDIRMPGLTGLEVARAITVPSRVVFVTAYDNHAVEAFEASAVDYILKPLEPARLATVVSRLRKSMATAVMQSQQLMDALAQLGVRSATPAVAPVIGQNIEWLQVAVGSQVHMVHVDDVRYFESDTKYTRVVAGDVDGLIRMSLKDLLGQLDETQFLQTHRSAIVNRRFIRAVHRQDDSMEIELRDRPERIRVSTANHSLFRAM, from the coding sequence ATGCCAACAGCCATCATTGCCGACGACGAACCGCATATGCGCGAAATGCTGCGCGAGCAGCTCATAGCCCTTTGGCCAGATCTCCATATCCTGGCTGAGGTAGGTGACGGACCTGCTGCACTGGTTGAGATCGAGAGCCGCCGCCCGGACGTGGCTTTTCTGGACATCCGCATGCCGGGTCTGACCGGGCTCGAGGTCGCGCGCGCCATCACGGTCCCGTCCCGGGTGGTCTTCGTCACCGCCTACGACAATCACGCCGTAGAGGCGTTCGAAGCCAGCGCGGTGGACTACATTCTCAAGCCGCTTGAACCTGCCCGTCTTGCCACCGTGGTCTCTCGCCTGCGCAAGTCGATGGCGACCGCTGTCATGCAATCGCAGCAACTCATGGATGCCCTCGCGCAGTTGGGCGTGCGCAGTGCTACGCCTGCAGTGGCCCCGGTTATCGGCCAGAACATCGAGTGGCTTCAGGTGGCAGTCGGCTCGCAGGTGCACATGGTGCACGTCGACGACGTGCGGTATTTCGAATCCGATACCAAGTACACCCGCGTTGTGGCGGGCGACGTGGACGGCCTGATCCGCATGTCGCTAAAGGACTTGCTAGGTCAACTCGACGAAACGCAGTTCCTGCAGACTCATCGCAGCGCCATCGTCAACCGGCGCTTCATCCGTGCGGTTCATCGCCAGGACGACAGCATGGAGATCGAACTGCGCGACCGGCCCGAGCGGATCCGGGTGTCTACCGCAAACCATTCGCTTTTCCGGGCAATGTGA
- a CDS encoding aldehyde dehydrogenase family protein has product MKQTAAFIDAEWIETNDTVAVLDPSSGKAFAQTAECGPSEIDRAVRAARRAQRQWRKVAVAERARILRRIAELIKRDEADLAHLEALQTGKPLKQARRDAELTARYFDFYASAVETHYGSSIPLNADTMIFTEWEPHGVTAHVIPWNYPMQIFARTIAPALAMGNCCVLKPAEEAPLTAVRLAALAFEAGLPAGALNVVTGYGETAGAALTGHSDIDHISFTGSVEVGRIIAHAAANRVIPATMELGGKSPNIVFGDADLERTVPGVINAILQNAGQTCSAGSRLLVHESLHDEMVARISQAFASVKIGPALSDPALGPLISKIQRDRVMSFVERARDHNAKIVVGGDALNGGAFGDGFFFQPTLIDNVDPDSAIGQEEVFGPVLAVTSFRDIDEAVRLANGTDYGLVAGVWTRDIGTAHRMIREVLAGQVFVNTYGASGGVELPFGGFKRSGYGREKGAEGLRSFAQIKTGVVAL; this is encoded by the coding sequence CGCTGTGCGCGCAGCACGGCGAGCACAGCGGCAGTGGCGCAAGGTTGCGGTTGCCGAGCGTGCGCGCATCCTGCGACGCATCGCCGAACTGATCAAGCGCGATGAGGCGGATCTCGCGCATCTCGAAGCGCTGCAAACCGGCAAGCCATTGAAGCAGGCGCGACGCGACGCGGAACTCACCGCCCGCTATTTCGACTTCTACGCCAGTGCCGTGGAAACACACTACGGCTCATCGATTCCGCTGAATGCGGACACGATGATTTTCACGGAATGGGAGCCGCACGGCGTCACGGCGCACGTGATCCCGTGGAATTACCCGATGCAGATTTTCGCGCGCACCATTGCGCCGGCTCTCGCAATGGGCAACTGCTGCGTGTTGAAGCCTGCCGAAGAAGCGCCGTTGACCGCCGTGCGTCTCGCAGCGCTCGCATTCGAAGCCGGTCTGCCTGCCGGTGCTCTCAACGTCGTAACCGGATATGGTGAGACGGCGGGCGCGGCACTGACGGGTCACAGCGATATCGACCACATCTCATTCACCGGCTCGGTCGAAGTGGGGCGCATCATCGCTCACGCGGCGGCTAATCGCGTGATCCCGGCGACCATGGAACTGGGCGGCAAATCGCCGAACATTGTGTTCGGCGATGCAGACCTAGAACGCACGGTGCCGGGCGTAATCAACGCGATCTTGCAAAACGCTGGTCAGACGTGTTCGGCCGGTTCGCGGCTGCTGGTCCACGAGAGCCTGCACGACGAGATGGTGGCGCGCATTTCACAGGCCTTCGCCAGCGTGAAGATCGGCCCCGCGCTGAGCGACCCGGCACTGGGTCCGTTGATCTCGAAGATTCAGCGTGATCGTGTCATGTCGTTCGTCGAACGGGCTCGCGATCACAACGCGAAAATCGTCGTGGGTGGCGATGCACTGAACGGCGGCGCATTCGGTGACGGTTTCTTCTTTCAACCGACGCTGATCGACAACGTCGATCCGGACAGCGCGATCGGTCAGGAAGAAGTATTCGGGCCCGTGCTGGCCGTCACGTCGTTCCGCGATATCGATGAAGCGGTGCGTCTCGCGAACGGCACCGACTACGGCCTTGTCGCCGGCGTATGGACACGCGACATCGGTACTGCGCACCGGATGATCCGGGAAGTGCTGGCCGGACAGGTCTTCGTCAATACGTATGGTGCGTCCGGCGGCGTCGAGTTGCCATTCGGCGGCTTCAAGCGCTCGGGCTACGGCCGCGAAAAAGGCGCTGAGGGCTTGCGCAGTTTTGCCCAGATCAAGACCGGTGTCGTCGCGCTGTAA
- a CDS encoding histidine kinase gives MRKIFSRRAHWLVTAMVLFASLAAMEWWSSYLAGADVGLRGVVTGMALMGAIFLLLNVFNDVRKPWVASLYATLIAAVEMGIGAAVIATVAGLAIYALPFSISERLFQGDAVSDFIILVVVGLSLLVAARNLRHYARQKTRAMEANLEAARAREATAQKEKALALSQIMTLRAQIEPHFLWNTLAHLQFLIQKAPADAGLMLTHLIRYLRAAIPHMRNDTATLGSEFESVGAYLELMKVRMGDRLTVSVDLPDALRGVPFAPLLVQTLVENAIKHGVEPKLGAVSVSVAAEMSADNGGGVLIEVRDNGIGLQSAPATRGTGLGLRSVRERMQQLYGPNAVLSIAGAPGGGVIARMMIPGIQSRLT, from the coding sequence ATGAGGAAGATCTTTTCCCGCCGTGCTCACTGGCTTGTCACGGCAATGGTCCTGTTCGCCTCGCTCGCGGCAATGGAGTGGTGGTCGAGCTACCTCGCCGGAGCCGACGTGGGGCTTCGTGGTGTGGTGACGGGCATGGCTTTGATGGGCGCCATCTTTCTGCTGCTGAACGTCTTCAATGACGTGAGGAAACCATGGGTGGCATCGCTCTACGCCACGCTGATCGCCGCGGTCGAAATGGGCATTGGCGCGGCGGTGATCGCGACCGTTGCTGGGCTCGCCATCTATGCGCTGCCGTTTTCGATCAGCGAGCGGCTCTTCCAGGGCGACGCAGTCTCCGATTTCATCATTCTGGTCGTCGTGGGACTGAGCCTGCTCGTGGCCGCGCGCAATTTACGGCACTACGCGAGACAGAAAACCCGTGCCATGGAGGCGAACCTTGAGGCCGCCCGCGCGCGTGAGGCGACCGCCCAGAAGGAAAAGGCGCTCGCGCTCTCGCAGATCATGACGTTGCGCGCCCAGATCGAGCCACATTTTCTGTGGAATACGTTAGCGCACCTCCAGTTCCTGATTCAGAAAGCTCCCGCCGATGCGGGACTGATGCTGACACACCTCATCCGCTATCTGCGGGCGGCGATTCCACATATGCGCAATGACACCGCGACCTTGGGCTCCGAGTTCGAATCGGTCGGCGCATATCTCGAACTGATGAAAGTCCGGATGGGGGACCGTCTGACCGTATCGGTCGATCTGCCCGATGCGTTGAGGGGTGTTCCTTTCGCGCCGCTGCTGGTTCAGACACTCGTCGAAAATGCCATCAAACATGGCGTGGAACCGAAGCTTGGCGCCGTGTCCGTGAGCGTCGCAGCGGAGATGAGCGCCGACAACGGCGGCGGCGTTCTGATCGAAGTGCGGGATAACGGTATTGGCCTCCAAAGCGCGCCCGCCACGCGCGGCACCGGACTCGGTCTGCGCAGCGTGCGGGAGCGTATGCAGCAGTTGTACGGGCCGAACGCCGTACTGTCGATTGCTGGCGCTCCGGGCGGCGGCGTAATCGCCCGCATGATGATCCCCGGAATCCAAAGCAGATTGACGTGA